One genomic region from Rosa rugosa chromosome 1, drRosRugo1.1, whole genome shotgun sequence encodes:
- the LOC133736279 gene encoding uncharacterized protein LOC133736279, which produces MPGVMLRIPVTRLSADDILEFPGRAASLSDMVLGFIEEPATDAFPDNITSGSDEEEEDEASVEENKAFWEEQHQLLQATLCRSSGVEKKIRQATKEALRETMNSMYCVCSRAVAGDCRNCLRREICNRLISLGYNCAICKSKWRSSANIPSGEHTFLEVLDNSDTERGEIRVVIELNFRAEFEMARASQDYNRLISFLPEVFVGKAERLRALIKILCSAAKKCMKEKKMHLGPWRKHKYMQAKWLGTFERSTPGSLPVGGYRNRPPKPRASMLTFDLSEAMPGLHCTAVEVL; this is translated from the exons CGACGATATTTTGGAATTTCCCGGCAGAGCTGCCAGTCTTTCCGACATGGTTCTGGGGTTTATCGAGGAACCTGCCACGGATGCCTTCCCGGACAATATCACGTCAGGCTccgatgaggaagaggaagatgaagctTCTGTGGAGGAGAACAAGGCATTTTGGGAGGAACAACACCAACTTCTCCAA GCAACGTTGTGTAGAAGCAGTGGCGTAGAAAAGAAAATTCGACAAGCCACCAAGGAGGCGCTGAGAGAAACTATGAATAGCATGTATTGCGTCTGTTCGAGGGCGGTGGCCGGAGACTGCCGGAATTGTTTGCGAAGGGAAATATGCAATCGCCTTATTAGTTTAGGTTACAACTGTGCCATTTGCAAATCCAAATGGAGAAGCTCAGCAAATATCCCATCAG GAGAGCACACTTTTTTGGAAGTGCTAGACAATTCGGATACAGAGAGAGGGGAGATTAGGGTAGTGATTGAGCTCAATTTCCGAGCAGAGTTTGAGATGGCCAGAGCTAGCCAAGACTACAACCGTTTAATTAGCTTTTTGCCGGAAGTCTTTGTCGGGAAAGCCGAAAGACTACGAGCCTTGATCAAAATTTTGTGCAGCGCGGCTAAAAAATGtatgaaagagaagaaaatgcaTTTGGGACCTTGGAGGAAGCACAAGTACATGCAAGCTAAGTGGCTTGGAACCTTTGAGCGATCCACTCCGGGATCGTTACCGGTCGGAGGATATAGAAACCGGCCACCGAAGCCGAGGGCATCCATGTTGACCTTCGACTTGTCCGAGGCTATGCCCGGCTTGCATTGCACGGCAGTTGAGGTTCTGTGA